A genomic region of Ktedonobacteraceae bacterium contains the following coding sequences:
- a CDS encoding family 16 glycoside hydrolase, translated as MSSMYPPPGGLPARRCARCGIPMPPDVVNCGQCGAYNAIPQPNGPVPPNTNFGPPWGSAQAGQYPPGPSGPWGPPGMPPVQAVPPQYIPTGNNVMPPSQFQRPSQPLTTSGQNFKRPGQFQQPGLDNYGNFPAQNFYAPSSSAVSDNFQSGYMNGTGVADQDEEEDERHGPRIGLILGVIALLIVLVGGGFLGAALVQNRARNNNTTSSSTKTPVITTPTVKPLFSDTFVNNSAGWDLTSAPGKFSVAIGNGRLTLEDDENKLLPEVVPGRSFGDFQLELDAMLTKGDKNSGYGVYIRAGASQDSYLGVYYRFELYGDGTYAIFKGTLDSSGNTQSMKVQGYLTNAAIALEGHPNHITIIARGSTMTFKVNGQTITTYTDDSYKGGSIALFVSNLPQTPPGAQATFSNLAIFPLT; from the coding sequence ATGTCCTCTATGTACCCGCCACCCGGGGGGCTACCCGCTCGTCGTTGCGCGCGCTGTGGCATACCAATGCCGCCAGATGTGGTAAACTGCGGGCAATGTGGGGCATATAATGCTATCCCTCAACCGAATGGCCCGGTGCCGCCCAATACTAACTTTGGCCCGCCCTGGGGAAGTGCGCAGGCAGGACAATATCCGCCGGGGCCATCGGGACCCTGGGGTCCTCCGGGGATGCCCCCCGTTCAGGCAGTACCTCCACAGTACATACCCACCGGCAATAATGTAATGCCGCCATCCCAGTTTCAGAGGCCCTCACAGCCGTTGACCACTTCGGGCCAGAATTTCAAGCGTCCAGGACAATTTCAACAGCCTGGCCTTGATAACTATGGCAACTTCCCAGCGCAAAATTTTTATGCTCCCTCCTCTTCCGCCGTTTCTGATAATTTTCAATCAGGATATATGAATGGCACTGGTGTTGCAGACCAGGACGAAGAAGAGGATGAGCGACATGGACCGAGAATAGGTTTGATTCTCGGCGTAATCGCGCTGCTCATCGTTTTGGTCGGTGGAGGATTTCTAGGAGCTGCTCTCGTCCAAAATCGTGCCCGCAATAACAATACTACCAGTTCGTCGACGAAGACGCCGGTAATTACAACTCCTACGGTGAAACCACTCTTCAGCGATACATTTGTCAACAATAGTGCGGGCTGGGATCTGACAAGCGCTCCGGGAAAATTCTCTGTTGCCATCGGTAATGGGCGTTTGACGCTTGAGGATGACGAAAATAAGCTCCTTCCAGAAGTGGTTCCCGGCCGAAGTTTCGGCGACTTCCAGTTAGAGCTTGATGCCATGCTGACAAAAGGTGATAAAAATAGTGGGTATGGCGTCTATATTCGTGCCGGCGCGAGTCAGGACAGCTACCTGGGCGTCTACTACCGATTCGAGCTTTATGGTGATGGGACCTATGCTATCTTCAAGGGAACACTGGATAGTAGTGGCAATACTCAAAGTATGAAAGTGCAGGGTTATCTGACCAATGCAGCCATCGCACTGGAAGGTCATCCCAACCATATCACGATCATTGCTCGCGGTTCTACTATGACCTTTAAAGTGAATGGGCAGACAATCACTACGTACACTGATGACAGCTATAAAGGTGGCTCGATAGCCCTGTTCGTCTCTAACCTGCCACAGACACCTCCGGGGGCGCAGGCGACTTTTTCAAACCTGGCCATTTTTCCGCTCACTTAG
- a CDS encoding pyridoxamine 5'-phosphate oxidase family protein has product MSENAAIVQTILSQVPYITLATATNDGIPWNTPVYAAFDEAYTFFWVSAKYARHSQNIRANPRIAIVVYDSMVPPGTGKGVYMEARAYELTDSRECSHALACLHRRGWEHPPAVDMVLGTTLRGVYKAVPENIWISADDEHGLDGRVEVAVRGM; this is encoded by the coding sequence ATGAGCGAAAACGCCGCGATTGTCCAGACGATCCTTTCTCAGGTACCCTACATTACGCTGGCAACCGCAACAAACGATGGAATACCCTGGAATACACCCGTGTATGCAGCCTTTGATGAGGCATACACCTTCTTCTGGGTCTCGGCAAAATATGCCCGTCATTCCCAAAACATCCGAGCGAACCCTCGCATTGCCATAGTGGTGTATGACTCGATGGTTCCCCCAGGAACCGGAAAAGGAGTCTATATGGAGGCCAGGGCCTATGAGTTGACCGATAGCCGGGAATGCAGCCACGCATTAGCCTGTTTGCATCGCCGGGGATGGGAACATCCTCCTGCTGTAGACATGGTGCTTGGGACAACCCTGCGCGGGGTCTATAAGGCGGTTCCAGAGAACATATGGATAAGCGCTGATGATGAGCATGGGCTTGATGGTCGTGTAGAGGTGGCTGTGCGAGGGATGTAA